The genomic DNA acaagggaaaaactcattttatattttataatccaaaagtttccaaaaagattttttgaaaaaaaaaatagtgtgaaCGAGAAATGCagagtgaaaaaaataaaggccttttattttttttcgttaagcaaacactatttttttttcaacaaggaGGCCAAACACTTGtatcattaaaatattttaaaatgtgatACTTATGATATGAAAATtaagttattatatttcatccacgaatgattttttatttgagtgTTGAATATGTAGcactaaattattcaaaaatttgaCACTTTCAGCAATCCTATTAATCATGCATGAATAATCAGAAcataattttccttcaaaaaatcaGAACATAATTTTgtaagagaaaaaataattgaaacttactccctccgtttcaaaatacatgtccattttgaagaaattgcaccaaccaagaaaccaaataaattttgttatttttaatgaaaatatgtgtgtgttttctataatacccttaatcatttattatttcattttatttttttctctctctacaataaatatgcaagggtattattgacaagacaataattaatgttgcattgaaacttgaaaatgacaagtattgtgaaacaaaattattctctaaaatggacaagtattatgaaacggaAGGAGTAAGAGTTAAGAACAAACACTTCTAATTATTTAGTACTACTATATAATATCTTAGACGAAAAAAACTGTCACTTCAGTGGGTCAAAGTAAATATTTTgtctatatataataatatatctgGTCAAAATGAAACTTTCATATCATAATATCCATCATAAAAGAAATACTTATAACAGTTTGactgagataaaaaaaaaaaaaaaaactcagtgttaaaactgataaaaaaaaaatcaacaattttatGAATACTAATATCCTAAATGATAGAGAATAAAACTAATATATTCTTTGTTTGACTCAGaatataaaacaatattaaactCAATAGGATTTCTCATAAATTTGTTCAATAAACATTAATACAGCTTTTTATTATAATACTacaaaaatagtaataaaatataatttatgaaaGGAAGTAagtcaattaaaattaaatttgaatgagaaagtaataaatgtaaaattcaaaaaatagtaTATAGTAATACTATTATAATGTTTAAATGACTCTTACTGTGAGCTGGCACTTTGACTCAACATGTCCTAGTCAAATATAAAGACCATGACTACCTTTTTCTAATTGTACTACAAAATTTAGCAAACTCaaactcttctctctctaagcagCTACAAgtacaacacaacacaacacaacacactTGTTTCTCTTGTAACCAAATCTATTTTGTtgcaagttttttcttttcttcaataaccctatttttcatatgaaattttTCACCTTCTCTTTACCTTACCCTATATAGATAAATATGAGTCAAAGATTAAGACAGGGTCAAGGGTTTTAGGTgggaaaaaaaacatcacaaaacaaCACCTACCATTTTACTACcttttttcatattaaaaatatttcgtGTCTTTTTCATTACCCTTTTGATGTCGGAGAGTAACGACCGCGCCGCCACCGGTGGTGGCGGTAGTGGTTACCGGAGTACATTTTCACGGTCAGTTTCATGGACAGACTGTTCACCTTCAAACAGAAGGCCGCCAACACCGTCGGCGGCGGTGAAAAACAAACAACGATCGTTGCTTCCACCGCTTCGTCCTCTTTCCATCAACAAACGCAGCATTGGAGAATGGCCAAGTGCTGGATCTGACGATCTCGGTGTTTGGCCAGAGACACCAAGAGGAAGAGGTTCAATCACTGGTTCAGAGTTTCAGTTCACAAGAGACAGGTTAGCTTTCTATGACAAAGAATGTTCCAGAATCGCTGAACATGTTTACCTAGGAAGCGACACAGTGGCGAAGAATCATGAGGTTTTAAGAAAGAATGGGATTACTCACGTGCTTAATTGTGTTGGGTTTGTCTGTCCTGAATATTTCAAAAGTGAATTTGTCTATAAAACTCTTTGGTTGCAGGATAGTCCAACAGAAGATATAACAAGTATTTTGTATGatgtttttgattattttgagGATGTTAGATTACAAGGTGGTCGTGTTCTTGTTCATTGTTGTCAAGGTGTTTCTAGATCAACCTCTTTGGTTATTGCTTATCTTATGTGGAGAGAAGGACAAAGCTTTGAAGATGCTTTTCATTATGTCAAGAATGCTCGTGGTGTTACAAATCCTAACATGGGTTTTGCTTGTCAACTTTTGCAGTGTCAGAAAAGAGTGGTAAATGTTAATTCAAATGCTAATGCAAATGTTAATGCTATGCCTTCAAGTCCTAATTCTGTTCTTAGGATGTTTAGAATGGCACCTCATTCACCTTATGATCCTCTTCATTTGGTACCTAAAATGGTTAATAAGCCTTGTGCTAAAGAGCTTGATTCTCGCGGTGCTTTTATTGTTCATGTACCTTCTGCTATATATGTTTGGATTGGTAAAAATTGTAGTTCTGTTATGTGTTGTAATGCACGATCGGCAGCTACACAGGTTGTTCGTTACGAGAAAGCAAATGCTCCAATTCTTTGCATTTGTGAAGATGAAGAGCCAATGGAGTTTTGGGTTGCTCTTTCTAACCAGCAATTATTGTTGGGGAGTTCTGATAAGAAAGAGGTGTTGGGAAAGGATTCTGATGAAAGAATGGAGATTGATGGTGATGGTGTTGTTGATATGGGGATTCATCCTAGAAAAGTTGATGAGTATGATTTGGATTTTGGGATTTTTCACAAAGCACTTGCAGGGGGTGTTGTTCCACCTTTTTCTGTATCTAATACAGGATCAGAAACCTTGCTTCCTGCTAGAGAAAATAGCTGGGGAAGACTAAGGAGGAAGCTTGCTAATGGTATCATGAAAGGTTTGTTTACATCTTCCAAATGCTGTGATACAACCTCTCCAAAAGATGAATTAAAGGTGAgtgtggaagaagaagaaaaacaacattCTGTTGTTGATTCTTTTCCACCTTCCTCAAAGCATCTTTCTGGTTCATCTGGTTACTTAGACTATATTATAGATAGCAGCTCGGGCAAGGCAAGAGATGGCCCTGTACTCGTTGATCGCCTTGTTCCTAGTGTTGGGTCGTCGTTGCCACCAACTCCTCGTCGAAAATCAGATTCTTTTCACTGTTCTCTAAGTAACAGCCCGAAATTCTGTTCCAAGTCGCTGACACTTTCTCCTTCCAATTCTGATTGTGATAGTTCCTTTACATTTTCGCCTGCATCTACAAATTGGTCTGATTTGTCATTCATGTCCTCTCGGCCGCCATCGCCTTCTTTTGGACTTGATTCAGCTGAACAACCTTTTTATGTTAAAGATGCATCTTTCTTAGAAAGATCCTCTTCACTTCGCAAAGATGCTGCTGTCCCTTCATCTTCAGAGACAATTTTGTTTAATCACACCATGGTAGGGAGAAAAGGGTCTAACTCTAAACCCTCCATTGCAGAGCGCAGAGGGAGTAAACCGCCGCCTCAAATGTTGGTATCTTCTGTCAGCGAATCATCCCGTGCTCACAAAGTTCTGGTAAGATCACAGACATTCACTTTGCCTGCCCGAGACGATAATTTGATGAAGTAGTAGTAAGCAATCTGATTGTAGAAACATAGTGGGAAATGGGTAATATCAGATGCAGATATCATTAGTGGTTTAGTTTACCAGTTGAAAGTGATATTTGCAGAGGATCTTTGTAGTATGATATAGTGTCATGACAATTGACAATGGTTCAATTTTGTTCTGTATAGCCATAGTTGAGCCTATAattatactatatttttttaggtaaatCTGCACTGTTGCCTGAATGTGGGAGTAAAGCCTGCAACGCTGAGCAATAATAACAACAGAGGACTTGTGAATTGCAATCAAATTTAATTGAATATCGAGTCTATTTTTctatctctttttattttattttattttttttatttttttatttttttatttttttttttggggggggggggttaTTTGTTCATgcaaggaagaaaaaaacaaaaacaaaaacaaaaaatgagggCCATAAGTTGGGTGAAGTATCACTTGAATGGCTATAAGATGTGATATTTCGAACAATGAAtgagatttttgaatttattagaGTCATTGCAGTTGAATCTTCTGCAGTTTCCTGCATTTGCGAGAGCAGATTTGTTTTTGGACAAATGTAAAAAGACAGTTAGAAAAGGGAGAGATGATAAAAGTATGTAAATTTAGAGACAACAGGGGGATTCAACTGTAGTGAAAGTGAAACCAACTCTAAATACCAATAGATAAGTATCTAAGCACTTAGAAAACCCTCCcttaaaaatcaattatcaaGGGGGAATAACTGAATCACTTAAATAAATACATCAAGAATCACATACTAGTCAATGTGGGACTCAAACACCCCATAATACCAAAGTACCTATCACAATCCCACAATGTCACGAAGGAAGACCGAGAAGGTGCACTTGTTAGGCCACAAAGATTGAGTTGAACTTTGAAGGTCAATATACTGAGGTGGACATGCATCAGAGAAAGGGGCATCTGAATTCAACAGAAGTTAATTTTGAATGTGCATTGAGCTTTTGAGTTTCAGTATTCTGTAATATGAATaagttggtagttactttaatttgatttcgtgattaaaacaaattgaaaaatcCCTAAGCTCGTCACTAATTGAACTATTGTTTTAAGACTTGTAAAGTGGTCATGGTCACAGCAATAAAAAATCACATAGAAGGTGATGAGTGAGACTggttttgaaatataataatagataATATATTTTGAGGACTACATAAATACATTTCAATGTTTTACGTTAAACAAACACAAGCTATAACAAGTGTATCTTCATGCTTCATTGGTAACTATCAAAGACAAAGAGGTATTGCTCCAAGCATTCACCAAAATAATGatatgtcaaaaacaaaaaacgttTTTCATTGTTTACTGATTATAGTTActgtattattattaatttaaacttttaacATCGGCAAAAGCTTGCTCACTAAGTTGTTGCCTTACAGATCATATAACACTAGCTGAATGGGTCACCATTCCACTCTTGATATACTTGATTTATACTAAATACAATTTGAAGATAAAAAACTGTACAAACAAAAAGTTACCTATGGTGAATGTCACTGTATCACAATTGATAGGACGTGAATCGCCCTATGACTAATTAAGCACCTTGTTTTTGGTGACTTTTATTCACTCGTTCTTTTGCAGTACAACACTACAACTAAAAGACAAGTTTGAACACATAATCTCTATGACTAATTAAGCTATTTACCAAAACCTACCCTTAGTAGCGCAATCTTTCTGTCTTTTCTTTTATAGGGAGAGAAGATATGACATTACTTAGACTCCAATAGCTGCACATTGAGATCAGTCGCCTTCTTTGCCCTTGGTACAGCAAATGCGGTATGCATTAAGTAGATTTTGCCTGTATATAGCCAAACCAACACTTTAGATCAAGATTTATCGAAAATCTCCTTTTCCAAAAGAGGTGTTGGTGGAAACCGACAACAGCAGAAGGAACTGCCTAACATGCAACTCAACTCATATTGTCAATGAAAGAAATTCAAATGATATCAGAATATCCAAAAGTGAGATCTTAACTTggtaaagaaaacaataaaaacaatggGACAAAATGCACTACAACGCTTTACCAGCAAAAATTGTAGAAATGACATTGACTCAGGAATATTGGACTAATGTTTACAAGTATGTACAAGAAAGTGCTCAAAAACAAGAAATATTGATCATATGTAGCAAAACAATAATGCTATTTGGTACACAAAGATTGTAACTTCGCACTCAAACACTTGCAGGAGCTAATCATATTCATTTGTACATACTTTACCAAAAACCTTTCATTCTAAAAAGGTTTCATGTAAAAAATGTTCCAAAATTCcttgtctaatttttttattaatgtttgaGGATCCTTCATATATCTGTACATTCCAATAGACATGGAAATATTTTTATGGAAGGGTAACCATTCATAAAATACCCATAACCTGAAAGCTAATGCTTAACTATGTGTTGGCCATATCCACACTCTTaccaaaacataattaaaagtTGTACAGTAGCaaattcaataacttgaaggaTTGGAAGTTGCTTACATGCAAAAGCCTCCTCTTTGCAAGCATTATTGTTAAGATGAGAGGAACCATTCCAGCAGATAAATGCTTCAGTGCGTGACCACTGACAGTATGAAAAGTCACTGCATAAATCAATCTATCGGCAGTCTCTTGCATCATAGCTAGAGGGTAAAATCCTGCGAAGATTTAATTTGAAACTGAGAGCAATTTAAAAGAGTATCTCATTGAAACACGTGTTATACCATACCAAAAGTACAAACCTGCAGCCCATAGCCAATACGTTGAATGTGTGTACATTGGAGGCAACAACAATGCCATGAGAGGTACAGCAATGCATGATACAGTTTGGACCAGAAGATATGGACGGATGTCACCAAAGAACCTACAACAGAAAAAAGCTGAGTGAAAAAAGGAGCAACTCACATTGAATTGTCAACATGATGCTCAATTGCTTCATGGCTACTTCCATCAAATGGAAATTATTAATCCGAGGAGAATACGAGATTCAAAAGAACTAGCTTAAAAGCATCTCAAATGGTACAGACCCTTTGAACAtcaccctttttattttatagcacTTAAGCAGCTTTTTACCACAATGGTGAAGTGTAACTCTAAAAAGTTCATTAAATGGGACTTCATCAATTCCTTAAAACTTGATTGGAAAACGGTTTTTTAATGCTAAGCAATTGTTCCTCATATATAAGGAACCATccttaaaattgatgatcatgAATAGTAACTTCCAATAAGGAGCGGTTCCTTAAGATTAAGAGCTTAGTAATCATTGGAGCTACTATAGTGATCCCCCTAACACCTCCTAGCATTTTCAAGGGTGGAacaatcaagactttttttcattttatatatcATATGATGATTAACCGAGATGTTCTAGCACTGCTTCCTAAAAGCAGTGTGTCCCCTTTGCAGAAAATTCCCCACTGCTGCCTAATCCTTGACACTATCTCAACCAATCCATGATGATGGTAATTAATTCATCTGAGGGGATTACAAGATTCAAAAGAATTGGCATAACTTTTGGCATTGTCTTAAACAATGCTGATATTATGAATCACAGATACCATAAATCATATATCTATGACACCTATGTTAACAGAAGTAGCAAACTATTATCTGTATGAAGAACAACTTGCTCAAGTTTAGAAGAAGGAATTCATCAAACTATAtgggaaaataaaaacaaaatccaGGTACGAGTAAGAAAAATAATTCTTCCCAGTAAAAGAGACAGAATTAGCTTGCCTCCAATACACACTGCTTATCATAGCAGCCATTATTAGAGGAAAAATTGAAATCGTTCCCTTCTTTGCATCAACCCTTTCAATGATGAGAATTGCCACCAGCGAAGTAAAAGCAACAGTCATCTACTTGAACAAACATAAATCAAGGAATCGAAAATTGTCAAActgaaatggaaaaaaaaaaaatgaaaaacattaatGACTGAAATTCTGGAATGATCTTCCATGGAAGAACTCACCGGCAACCTGTCGCACACAAGGCCATTATCATTTGGCCCGAGATGATAATATGCAGACCCAAAACCTACTGAAGTCACAGCCACATAAAAACATGTCCAACCCCATAGCTCACCTTGGGAACTTTAACCACAAATTGAATTATCAATCAtataattcaaaacaacaataacataagctaaaaaaattgagtgaaTAACCTAGGGGCTGTTTGGATCGACTTATCTGAAcctatctactgacataagcacttgtgagactgtttggaagaCAATTTGTGGGAATTTATGGAAACAATTTATGAGTTATGACATattcataaactattttcagcttattttcaaaaGCTGACATTCATAAAGCTTATGACATattcataaactgttttcagattattttcataagctctcaaAGATAGCTTaagaaaacagcttatagcatacacaaaaacaatttaactttatttatcttttgttatagaaatagtttgtacataagcgcttatcatcaTAAGcatttatgctataagctgcaaatcaagttgtttatccaaacagaaccCTGGTGATTAAGCTTAAGTGATTATACCAAACTATAATTCCTAAGATGGAAATACCTTAAGTTAAAATAATTGCTACGATGACAAAGCATAAGCCCAATAAGACCAATAACCATGAAAGGTAAATTTGATATCACATTAAGTGCATTGGGAATACCTGAAAAACAAACACCCTTTAAATGAAAGACCCACAAGACGAAATTGGTCTGAAATCCttcaaaatcacatttttaattttaacaattaCCAAAGAATTGACGCTTATCAGCGAAATCATGGTACATCTGAGGTTGAGGAATGGATGGGGTTAGCTTCATGAATAGATAGAATGAAGCTACCGCAACTACCCATGCTTGTGCAGTGCCTTCTTTCATTGTTATTGCTGAGTGGATGAGAATGTGAGAAGAGAAACTGAGCCAGTGAGGGAAAGTAGCAACGGAAAGGGATGATGTAACATGAATGCGGTGACGGTGGCGGTTGTCGGCGTGACGGTGTTAGCCGCCATCAGGGACCGGACAAGATAAACCGCGCGAGTTTGTCTCTTTTTTTGAGTTTGTCCAAATTCAATTTAATGGATTTTAggagttaatattttttttcctcaaataaGTTAAGTCGATTTGTTCAAACTCTTTAGGAGTTATCTACTGTACATactaattttttgtttacttttttattttatttttaaatttgcgtaaaaattaaaatagaaaatctAACTATACTAATGAAAATAGTCTAGAGAAATGCTAAGGTCACACTCACTAACACTCTCTTCTAACACCAAATCAAAATTGGACATGTGTCccacttttttatttcatttctaaacattttaatttaataatttaatttaacagctggagagagaaagagaagaagagagagaagaggtaGTGAGAAACACGAGTCCTcttcaatttctattttttttctgagatgaattttctttctctctacacgATGACGTATATTCCTTTGATTATTATGATGTATATTCCTTTGATTATCGAGTCGCAGCAAATACTCCGTTTAAAACTTTGACTTGACCAATTTTGTCTCATAAAATTTTCACACATTAAGTTGTATTCCTCTTTCAAAGAAATTAAGCTGTGTTCTTCTTCTGTTCTAAGTTTTCTGCCATTGGTGAAAGAAATAAACCCTATTCTcctataattaataattaatcttTTCATGTACACGTTATCATACCTTCAAAAAATGTATACATTATCACTTTTGTGGTTGTGGTTGTAATAACGTCTGATATAGTGACATTCTTTTCTGTTCTTTTCTTGGGCTGGTACTAATGTTTTCGGCTGTTAggattaccatttgttgtttgGTGTTTAATGGGAGCAGCAGTTGCTGTGTTAAGGGGTCTTACCCTGTTAATTTGGGACAAGCAATggagaactttttttttgacacaggAGAATGTGTTCTGGGGGAGATTGAGCAAAGGAGATGAAAAGTTAAGGGAAAAGTTAAAAcctaatttaataattaaaaataaaataaatgattttcaaCACTAACTAGTTAAACATGTTATAggttaattgaaataaaaaaatgggaCACATGTCTAATTTTGATTTGGTGTGTTAAAAGAGAGTGTTAGTGGATGTGaccctaatatttttttttttaattatatttggttgtaatatttgatatttttttaataagttaaacTAGTCCATTCAAATTAACACAAAACTTTAAGAAGAATCACACTCAaagattttaagtcaatattATCGGACCAATTCAAGTGGGTTTATTtgatcatatattttaattgaattagtttatttttataatatctaTATTACCTTAGTTAATTAAATTCCATTTttcactatttattttataatttttagaattcaaatttgaaaaaagaagaagatcgtAACAAAAAATGGTTCACCTGATCATGGTGATCTTCTTTTCTCCATAGTAGAGAGGAGGCATAGTCTTATTTATTTAAGATGTGTTTGGATGAAGAGTTTAAGGAGAAAAAAGAgcaagatttattttattttttaaaattacgaACACTATAACAATATgacaaataattatataatacttcaattaTTATGATCATGAAGTTCAGGAAACCAATCATAATGGCATCATGGTTGTTGAGGATGTTCCTCAATTTACTCTATTTTGGGTGGAGGATCACTTCAAAAAGAATATGAAGAACTTCATCTTCCAAAATGACCATCTACCTTTCTAAGAGAGGCAAAATTTGGCAATGTTGAAGATGTTTGTTGATAGTTTAAGACCTTATACATACATTGATAAAGATGGTAACTTTTTGATCAATGAAGATGATCACGTGTTGACCAAAACTTGCTTCATTGACACTTATAATTTGGTCAGGTTTCAAACTCAAGACGGGGATGATGATCTTCTTCGTGGGTTGTTTAAAGTGATATTTTAATCTTGGCAatctttgtttgtttatttgtatGTGTGGGCAATGTTTCTTTTGTGTTTGCAGAGGCAATGTTTGATTTACAACTAAGGTTGATGAAATTGCATAAATAGAAAAGTGACAAGGGGAAACTGACAAAGTGTCCTTCTTCATCTAGATTGAAAACAACGTCTTTGGATGATAGAAATGTCCATTTCCACCTCACATGTCAAAACATTTTTGGAAGCCAAGATACATCCTTGCTTCAATAGATTTTAGTGACATTGTTTTGAAAAGAGAAGGAAGTAAACTATTCTCGAGAATTCTTTCACAGTAGCCTTGGAAACAAAAGAACATCGGGATGTGGAAATACTCGACGACGATACTCTTCCCATGGGTAAAGTGTTTTATCTTTCTTCCTCTTGGTATAACCATGATCTTATCTTAGTAGAGACAAAGATAAAGGCTTCGGAGGTCGATGCAACTTATAATCACAATTTCAGTCTTTCAAATCGGAAGTTAGCCTATCTAATGGACAATCTTGTTATGGTTCATATTCTCTCCGTGGTCTAAACTTTAAACAACATAAAGTATGAAATACTATCACCGATCTCTTTTACAAATTGAGGATTTCAACGAGTTTGACCGTAGAGTTGGTCGTCAAGACTAAGCAAATACTCCCTCAATTATGAGtgtttgcttataataatgatcggAGAGAGTAAATGAGATGCGAAAGAAGCGCAATatattcaatgtatttaaaaagttaagTTTTGCTTATGATAGTGAATGAATGGAGTAAATGATATAGGAAAGGAGAGGAATTCTTTTTCATATAAGGTAAAGAggttgaaaaaaagaaagaatgaggATCAGTTGAAAGTGACTCAGGAGATAGCCTCATAAGTAGGGATGATCCACCCTGCTTTTATAACCCCTCGAAAACAGGGTGGGGCACGTCAATTTAGGTGGGTTAAGGCCGATGcgataaacaattttttttctttcattcagATGAAACATAAAAGTTCataattcattgtttttttttttttggtacaacaaaATTCATTGTTGTtactaacaaaaa from Medicago truncatula cultivar Jemalong A17 chromosome 8, MtrunA17r5.0-ANR, whole genome shotgun sequence includes the following:
- the LOC25501833 gene encoding protein-tyrosine-phosphatase MKP1: MSESNDRAATGGGGSGYRSTFSRSVSWTDCSPSNRRPPTPSAAVKNKQRSLLPPLRPLSINKRSIGEWPSAGSDDLGVWPETPRGRGSITGSEFQFTRDRLAFYDKECSRIAEHVYLGSDTVAKNHEVLRKNGITHVLNCVGFVCPEYFKSEFVYKTLWLQDSPTEDITSILYDVFDYFEDVRLQGGRVLVHCCQGVSRSTSLVIAYLMWREGQSFEDAFHYVKNARGVTNPNMGFACQLLQCQKRVVNVNSNANANVNAMPSSPNSVLRMFRMAPHSPYDPLHLVPKMVNKPCAKELDSRGAFIVHVPSAIYVWIGKNCSSVMCCNARSAATQVVRYEKANAPILCICEDEEPMEFWVALSNQQLLLGSSDKKEVLGKDSDERMEIDGDGVVDMGIHPRKVDEYDLDFGIFHKALAGGVVPPFSVSNTGSETLLPARENSWGRLRRKLANGIMKGLFTSSKCCDTTSPKDELKVSVEEEEKQHSVVDSFPPSSKHLSGSSGYLDYIIDSSSGKARDGPVLVDRLVPSVGSSLPPTPRRKSDSFHCSLSNSPKFCSKSLTLSPSNSDCDSSFTFSPASTNWSDLSFMSSRPPSPSFGLDSAEQPFYVKDASFLERSSSLRKDAAVPSSSETILFNHTMVGRKGSNSKPSIAERRGSKPPPQMLVSSVSESSRAHKVLVRSQTFTLPARDDNLMK
- the LOC25501834 gene encoding uncharacterized protein, encoding MKEGTAQAWVVAVASFYLFMKLTPSIPQPQMYHDFADKRQFFGIPNALNVISNLPFMVIGLIGLMLCHRSNYFNLSSQGELWGWTCFYVAVTSVGFGSAYYHLGPNDNGLVCDRLPMTVAFTSLVAILIIERVDAKKGTISIFPLIMAAMISSVYWRFFGDIRPYLLVQTVSCIAVPLMALLLPPMYTHSTYWLWAAGFYPLAMMQETADRLIYAVTFHTVSGHALKHLSAGMVPLILTIMLAKRRLLHAKST